Part of the Halalkalibacter krulwichiae genome is shown below.
GTCTACGGTCTCGTTCAAATTTTTTGAGAGGGTCACTTGATATTCCTCTTTTTTCCGGGCGGTGTTCGAGTGTAGCGTTTTAAACAACTTCTTCTTAAACATTGTTTTAACCCTCTCAGTTCAATTTTTCATTCAGCATATAGTGTCTAATTTCTACCTTCGCGTTCACTGTCACTTCCGCTTTTGAAAACACTCCACCTTTTCCATCCCAATCATCTTCGACCGTCTTCCAATAGCGATTTTCTTTTTGTCTTACTTTCCGGTTAAATTCAAAAATATCAGCTCCAAATTCTTTTTGCATTTTTTGGATGATATCGTTTGCTCTTAACCTTATTTCTTTTTCAAAAGCTTCACCAAGCTGCTCAAACATCTTCATATCATTAATTGCTTTTTGGCGAATCCAGCTCTCTCCTAACGAACCCTCTACCTTAATCTCCACATTAAAATGGTTTACCCCTCTTTCCGCTCGTAGTCAACCACCGCATCCGCAGTAAAACTTTCAAGCACGATCGGTTCATCTTCAAATTTTGTTTCGATCGTACCATTGCCATACTCTCCTATCACTAATTTATATCCTCTAACATCCTCTTCCCCTAACAAACCGATTAGATGATTAGATTTCCCTAGAAAAATGGCGGCTCCCGCCATTTTCAGATCTTTTTCTGGTCCTTTTACAATTCTCGGCAATAGAAAACTTGCTTCCTCCATTACATAGGCTTGAATCGTTCCAAGCATTTGTTGAGGTAACATTTGAGCTACATTTTTCTCATTTTCACCAATGTGCATGATGCTTATTGACGGCATTTCTTCCAGTGGTAACTTGTCTTGTAAGATCTCTGATGCCTCCCCCTGTGAAATGATCACATTCGTTCGTCTACGAACTTCGTGATCCCGCAAGAAAAAGTCCAAAATGTACTCTAATACATGTTCTTCTCGCACTAACTCCTCATTAATAATGATGTTTTTCATATGCTCTAAATTTAATTTCCGGCTTCTCTTTGAAGCTATTTGCCGCATCATTGTGAAATTGGTCAAACCAGTCGTTTCAATATTAAAAAAAGGATCACCTGTCCCTCCCCCTCTTGTTGGATAAGACGACTAGGGATAGCTACTTGGTATGTACCATTAATTAAGTGGTCAAAGCTTTGCTTCTTTTCCTTTTCGATTTTTTTCATTTCCTTTTTAAATTCTTCTCCAGGATCTAAGCCTACCCCTATTAAAAAACCGACTTCTTCAATTTCGGTTCGGTCCCAGCATCCTATTAGAAAACAACTAGCAACTATAAGAGAACATACTATTACGGCCTTCAACTCTACACCTCGAATCTACATGCCAGCTTCATGAGTCGTTTTACTTTGTTGTTTCTTTTTACGCATAACCGCAATCCAACCGAATAACAGTATTGAGCCTGTAGCGATACTGGCTACATAGGCCGACCAGTCTCCCACTTTCGCAACCTCATCCATTGAATTGGGAATGAAGGTTATGATAAAAAGAAAAAAAGCCATTGCACTAGAGAGCCAAGGTACTGTTTCCTTTTTAAGAATGACATCTTTAATTAAGATTTGAGCTAATACAGCATTAATTGTTAAAGTAGTAAAGACGCTCATTATATAAATCGTCAAAAAAAGCGATTCGATCCGTTCGAAAAAACCTCCAGGAACCTCAATTTCTTTCGCTAGTTCAATCGTAGGAAAGGTGATTGTCTTCAAAGGTTCTAATGAAAAAACAGCTACCTCGACCACAAAGTAAAGAGTATGAATCAAGATAACAATGACAAGACCAATGTAATAAGGCCAAGCCTTAAACTTGTTATCTTTCACCCTTCCAAGAAAAAAGAAGAGAATATAAACACCCATATACGAATACACCGTCGGCAAAATCCCATTCGCCACTGGATAAAACCCTTCAGACAAAACAGGCACAAAGATTGTCAGATCTACATTTCCTATGTTAAAAACAATACCTAACATTAAAACGATCAAAATAATGGGTACAAACATTAAACTAATATGCACAATTCCTTGTACTCCTTTTGAGACCGCATAAAAAACAAGAAGTAACATCGAACCAACTATAACTTCTATTGGCGTTTGATCTAGTAAATACATTTTTACCGCTAATCCAATAATCCGCGAAATAAAAGAAATGACTAAAACAAGAAAGATTAGGAATTGAATGCTAATAAACAAGGTTATCCATTTACCATATTTACCTGTACTAATAAATTCAAAAAAATTTTGTCCAGGAAAATGGCGTTGAATCAGGATACAGAAAAAGATGATGCCAATTTGAACTCCCCCGCCCAGAATCATTGAAATCCAGCCATCTGCCGTTCCAACATCTTGAGCCACAGACCTTGGCATAATCAAAATTCCAACCCCAAAAATGAAAGAGATCATTAAAATACTTAATTCGGAAGATGACATCTTGAAATTGTTCATATTTCATTGTTCGCCTCCCCAATTTTAATCGCCACTTTTTTCCTTACTCAAATTCGTCTTACGCATATGTTGATTTTCCTGCTTTTGCCAAGGCAACAGAAAGATTTCTGATAAAGTATGGTATACATATTGAGCAGTCCCAATACTAAGTGCCAAAATGATTGCTGACCATATCGTTGATCTATGTGGTAAAAACCCTAGTACCCTGTCTATAATCTCTTCCATTACTCGACTCCCTTTCATTTATTCCCTAGTATTTTCTAATGTTTTCAAATATATGAATACATTTAGACTGAAAATGGAAAAGGCGTGCGAGAGGTGGATTTCCACATCCCCACACAAAAAAGCCATCACCCCACTTCACAGCGGAGCAATCGCTCTTTTTTTCTGGCACAACTTAAGCTGATGCCTCAATCTTTTTCTTGTCGCGCTTTGCTTTTCTCTTTTTCATCGCTTTTGTTATATAACCGCCTTTAAAGTTACGCGGCTCATACGATACGATAAATGCATTCGGCTCATATGTGCTGACGATCTTCATAAATTCTTCTTCACGGTCACGCCTCGCTGTACAATCGAGCCTGTATCTGCTTGCTTGATTCATCCCTTCAACTTGTGAAGTCGACACACTGAAGCCCTCATCACGCAAATGTTTCGTTAATGGTTCATTTTTACTCATAATATTCACTTCGAGTGAAACATAGCCGATCGCCAGTTTCTGCTCCACTAATTGACCAATATATACACCGAGCCCAAACCCTAAGGCATAGGCTACCATATTTAAATAATTCGATAAATCACTAAACACAATTCCAAGTGCCACAACATAGATAAGCCCTTCGAGGATACCGAGAGCTGCCGCTTTTTCTTTCATCCCTTTGACCATCAAGATCGTTCGTAACGTTAACACCGGAACAAAAAGCAACTGGGCAAAGAAAATAATGAACGCCTGGAGCATGACCTCACCTTCCCCTTAAAAAAGTTCAACTCGTGTAGTGTAACAGGGATCACCGGTAGAAATCTAGTCATTATCAAAATTCGCTATAAACGTCTCTTCTCCAAGACTTTCCGCCTATTTTTCTCTTTTACAGTTTAGGCAATGACGATTTTTGACAAATCATGTAAACGCCTTCAAACGTGTTAACATGCTGATCGATGTTGTTTCATGGTAGGGCCCTTCCTTATTGCTGTAGAGGAACGTCGAGTTATGTAAAACGATTGAAAAAGGGGACTTGCTAACAATGTAGAAATTCTAAGTATCAGTTAAACGGAAACTTATAAAATGATATAAATGGGGGTAAATTGGCATGTTTCAATTTTTCAAGTTATTCAAACCGTCAAATAACGAGCAAGTTTTATGTGAAAGAAGACTTTCTAGAATTATGAAGCACTTAAATGTCTCCTATTTCGACTATAACTGGGATCGCAGCAGCTGCTACATTAGCTTCCGCTACCAAGACATTTTGTACAAAATGGAACATTGTGTAGAACACGCGAATGCAAAAGGAGCCCAAGTACTAAGAAGCGGCCTCGACTGCCTAATTGAGTTGATCGAAACCCTTGAAGATCTCTGCCATATCATTGATAGAGGCACTTATAAATTAGAAGTATGGCTACACGGGATGAAGCAAACGACTTTGACTGAAACAGCGCCTTCCGCTTTTGAAGATGGCCCAACGAAAACAAAATTCATCGAAAAGCAAAAACAGCAACAATCAAAATATGCTGAATATGGTCAAGCTGCCCCCATTTCTCTCTTGTCGATTTTGAACGGAGAAAGTTAAGCCAAGGGAGCAAGTGAACAGTTAGCCCCCGTCAATTTAATCGGGGCATCTTATTCTAGAGCAAACTTCAACAGAATCTTTTCAAGTTAAGAGAAATCTTTAAACTCTTCCATGTCGGGATGCTCATCCATTAGTTCCTCTGCAAATTCCATTACAGCGACTGGGCTTAGGGGACCAGGAGAGCTGGGTTGATTATGTTTCATTACACCAGCTTTCGGAAATCGATTTTCACTCGCTTTTATCGCATTATAAGCAACCGCGCCTATCCCTAGTCCCAATAAAGAAAACAGCAGGCCATTGCTGTTGTTATGTTTCGTTCCAAAGACTTGCTCCGCTTGTCTCCCTGAGTTAAATACAGCTTTGATCCAGCCAATATGATTGTACATTGATTTAATCATGTTGTTGTCTCCCTTTGGTTATTCTTCATTCTTTTTTAGTATTTTTAGTCCTTCTTTAATTATGCACAAGCAGCTGTCACAACCTTTTCAACGCCCCCCAAAACCGACAAAACCTCCCCTACCTTCTCCCTAAGTGCTCCATTCAGACAAATTCTGACAATAAAACTAATAGATAATTCAGTCTATTTCGATTATACTAGTTTAGGTTAGAAAAAATTAAATAGGTTAAGAGAGGATTGGATGTAGTTTGAAGAAGCTATCTTTTTTGTTCGTTGTCATGCTTTTAATTAGTACTTTTCTCTCATCTTTTGTACTCGCAGACGAAAATAATGAAGGCCAACTTAAGCTAGTGGCGCTTGGGGATTCGATTACTTTCGGGACCGGTCTTGAGCCGGGAGACGAACCATTTCCTAGTTTAATAGGAGATGGGCAGTTAGAAGTGACGAATTTAGGGGTTCCAGGTGCGACATCAACAGATTTAGTCAATAGCCTTGGATCGTTTTCTGCCCACCTTCAAGACGCTGATGTTGTTACGTTAACAATCGGTGGAAATGATTTATTACAAAATGAAATGATGGCCACTATATTAAACACACAAGAAATACACGTGACCAATGAGGAACTTGCTGCGGAAGTGCAAGCTATCGTTGCAACATATACGCAAAATTTACAAACGATCATAGCTGCAATCCGCGCTCAGACAGACGCTCCGATTGTGT
Proteins encoded:
- a CDS encoding Ger(x)C family spore germination C-terminal domain-containing protein; the protein is MEIKVEGSLGESWIRQKAINDMKMFEQLGEAFEKEIRLRANDIIQKMQKEFGADIFEFNRKVRQKENRYWKTVEDDWDGKGGVFSKAEVTVNAKVEIRHYMLNEKLN
- a CDS encoding Ger(x)C family spore germination protein, whose product is MTNFTMMRQIASKRSRKLNLEHMKNIIINEELVREEHVLEYILDFFLRDHEVRRRTNVIISQGEASEILQDKLPLEEMPSISIMHIGENEKNVAQMLPQQMLGTIQAYVMEEASFLLPRIVKGPEKDLKMAGAAIFLGKSNHLIGLLGEEDVRGYKLVIGEYGNGTIETKFEDEPIVLESFTADAVVDYERKEG
- a CDS encoding GerAB/ArcD/ProY family transporter; amino-acid sequence: MNNFKMSSSELSILMISFIFGVGILIMPRSVAQDVGTADGWISMILGGGVQIGIIFFCILIQRHFPGQNFFEFISTGKYGKWITLFISIQFLIFLVLVISFISRIIGLAVKMYLLDQTPIEVIVGSMLLLVFYAVSKGVQGIVHISLMFVPIILIVLMLGIVFNIGNVDLTIFVPVLSEGFYPVANGILPTVYSYMGVYILFFFLGRVKDNKFKAWPYYIGLVIVILIHTLYFVVEVAVFSLEPLKTITFPTIELAKEIEVPGGFFERIESLFLTIYIMSVFTTLTINAVLAQILIKDVILKKETVPWLSSAMAFFLFIITFIPNSMDEVAKVGDWSAYVASIATGSILLFGWIAVMRKKKQQSKTTHEAGM
- a CDS encoding DUF2179 domain-containing protein, producing MLQAFIIFFAQLLFVPVLTLRTILMVKGMKEKAAALGILEGLIYVVALGIVFSDLSNYLNMVAYALGFGLGVYIGQLVEQKLAIGYVSLEVNIMSKNEPLTKHLRDEGFSVSTSQVEGMNQASRYRLDCTARRDREEEFMKIVSTYEPNAFIVSYEPRNFKGGYITKAMKKRKAKRDKKKIEASA